DNA sequence from the Juglans microcarpa x Juglans regia isolate MS1-56 chromosome 5S, Jm3101_v1.0, whole genome shotgun sequence genome:
TCAAAAAGCTGGATGATCAACTACTGCATCAATGTTTAACCATCTGAGCAACTCCTCCGCCGCTTAACAGGGAAAAAATGCCCGAAACCGCCCTCTGCCGCCACGACATGCCACTCCTCCAGCACCTCATCCAGGTCAAACTTGTGCAGTACCCCAGCAGCATCATACAAGGAACCCTCAGAGAACCCGCCTAGCTCGCCGGACGGTGGCTTGATCTTCCGCCTGCCGGCCCCTATCGGCACGTTTCGGAGGGCCCCACCGGCAGTCCAGTACCTCTGGCATCCTCTACAGAAGTGTCTGGGCTGATTAACGTTGTAGTTGTTGAAGTAACAAAACTTGGTCTCCATGCTCTTACATCTTGGGCATGGTATGATCTTATCTGGCCTCTTCTCCATCGTTTGATCTAGTCCTTTCTGTTCCTCCTTTACTTGTCTATTCTGCAACGTAATTGTCGTCCCAAAAAGCTTGATTCCGGGCACTTCTTGGCCTCCTTGGACGTTAGCCATGAAGGTGGCCGGGTTTAAAGAGAGATTGCGCAGAGATGGGTTAGTCTAAATTAGTGAAAGAGATGGCCGACAGAGAATGATTTAAGGGGTGAGAGAGAAGTTTTTCGTGGTTTAGGGAGAGAGGTTACGGGTGTGTTTATATACAGAGAGTTGAGGGCTCAAAAGTGCTCCAAAccattgcaaaatataaatgTGACAGCCGCCAAAAAGGCAGAGGTTACAGGTGGGGTGGAGTAGAAAAGCTGAGGGTGAGCTTTTTGTACACATCATTGCTTCCCGTCATCATTGCACTGTGTTGAAAAGTCTAAGTTGTGGGTCCCAATCCAGGTAGGTTGCGTACAACGTGTCAAAGGCGATAGAGGGTGGACGCGAGAATAAAGAGGGACAAAGCTTGTGCTAATGAAGTTATCTATATTCTATAACCAAAAGcggaaaaaagagaaaaaaaagttgaaagggcttttgatttgatttgattttgctttgaaaaaatcCCCATGCTATATGTCTATTACTTTTGATGGATATTTACTTGGGGCAAGTTTGAatataaaactatcttatcttattttatcttattttaattaataatctcattattatttacaaatcattttaactcatctcatcatgaACCAATAATATGTGGTATTAATGTCTTTTAGGTCATAAAATAGAGTCATATGTAATCACTAtccatcatcttcatcttcaaggTTCAAATTTAATGGAAACTGCAGAGATCAAGTTGTTTTGTTAACAATtgataactatattaatttttcgGGATATATAACTCCTACTcgaaataaattatatagaaCTCACTTCGATTCCTAAGTAGAAAGATAAAATTGTGCAAAGCATGCATGTAGATCAGATTCCATCAGTAAGTATTTCGTCTCCTCACAAGTGCAGCATCACATCATACATTTTCAGGAACTTTAAGatatgtatatctatatatatataaattatgaagtGGGTCACGATCACTAGTCAGATTTACAATGTGAAAGTTCTCAAAAAGAGTTATCTCTAGAGTCGGATGCTTTAATGGGAATATTGCTATTCCCTTTTTCTTCAAAGCCATATTTTCAGGTTTCAATGgattttgatgattaacttttTCGATCCCTTTTCATAGTTTGATAATTTCTGGTCCTGGAAAGCAGGTTGATATATTGGAAGTGATATGGAAAGTAGGTTGATATGGGAATTCTTTAATGAAaggatctttatttttttatttaaataatttataagaggTGTTGTGTGTTgggatattttatatatatatatatatatatatatatatatatacacatatacacacatatatgtgtgtctattacaaaaaaattgctTAGCCAGTTATTTCCTGTTAAAATGgttattttgtatcaaaatgaGTATATTCTCATCacatataatcatttttgttacaaataattcgtcataaatacttatttttcttataatatatatatataaatatatgagagagagagagagagagagtcaattTGGGACATTGCTTCTGAAAGAGCGAATAACACATACAatcagccttttttttttttttatgaccaaagatatttatttaaattaatgcaAAAGCACCTTATTTCCATCCTCTTTCCCactcatatataatattgcagACAGAGAAGGATCAGAAGCATTTTCGTTTCTTTTGCTTGGAAAGAGAtgcactttttaatttttaggatGCTTTGGAAGTgtctctttataattaaaaaatggaagagTAACTTCAACACATATAATCATATGGGGGTGCCtccatttttataaatatatatatatatatatatatatatatatatatagggcacCTAGCTAATTAATCAATAAACTGCCTTCTTGGTACCCTCTGGATCCAATTTATAAATTGTATCGTCTTTCTTTTAAGCTGCAAATTGCTATTGTAAAATGCACTTAGTCGGAAACACACGCATACTGCATTTCATGGTTTCATTTATTCTATGGGCTAGAAAGATAGAGTCTGACCCGTTTAGAATAATCAACACGTTGTGTAAATGTGCATAGAAGTCCATTATTATTTGCCTAATAAAGACCAAACAATCAAATTGATAAGAGAAATGTTTGGCTCCCAAAAGAATCCCGATAAAGCTGATCATAACTTGATATGACTTGTTCTGATACGTTCGATCTATTTTACGGTCACATCAaagtcttcttttcttttaactttttttctttgaattttttgtaaAGAGGGTTAGGAGTAAAGGAACTCAATGAT
Encoded proteins:
- the LOC121267791 gene encoding dof zinc finger protein DOF1.5-like, encoding MANVQGGQEVPGIKLFGTTITLQNRQVKEEQKGLDQTMEKRPDKIIPCPRCKSMETKFCYFNNYNVNQPRHFCRGCQRYWTAGGALRNVPIGAGRRKIKPPSGELGGFSEGSLYDAAGVLHKFDLDEVLEEWHVVAAEGGFGHFFPVKRRRSCSDG